One Natronomonas moolapensis 8.8.11 genomic region harbors:
- the mch gene encoding methenyltetrahydromethanopterin cyclohydrolase, whose amino-acid sequence MESLNRMAVELVDEAIDFADELAIEVHELGNDAVVLDFGVEALGGVEAGLLLAEIQTGGLATVQTGVDEIEGTPRTHVEVSTDHPAMAFLAAQKAGWELSIEGFEGLASGPARALVAEEEEFQRIGYRDAADFSVLAVESEALPGEAVAEHVAERTGVPTSSVFLPTFSTASLTGSVALAARAGELATFRLSELGYDPLDVLSVTASAPVAPVPESDEAAMARTNDALAYGSRVHATVETGFDRFDEIVSTAGEAFGTPFAEIFADHGWDFYDVPVGLFAPAQVTVDVVGEGVEVVGGTDEALLAESFGLR is encoded by the coding sequence ATGGAGAGTCTCAACCGGATGGCCGTCGAGTTGGTCGACGAGGCGATCGACTTCGCCGACGAACTCGCGATCGAGGTCCACGAACTCGGCAACGATGCCGTCGTCCTCGACTTCGGGGTCGAGGCGCTCGGCGGCGTCGAGGCCGGACTGCTGTTGGCGGAGATCCAGACCGGTGGGTTGGCCACGGTACAGACCGGCGTCGACGAGATCGAGGGAACGCCCCGGACGCACGTCGAGGTATCCACGGATCACCCCGCGATGGCCTTTCTGGCCGCACAGAAGGCGGGCTGGGAGCTCTCGATCGAGGGCTTCGAGGGGCTCGCAAGCGGCCCCGCCCGCGCGCTCGTCGCCGAGGAAGAGGAGTTCCAGCGGATCGGCTACCGCGACGCGGCGGACTTTAGCGTCTTGGCGGTCGAAAGCGAGGCACTACCCGGCGAGGCGGTCGCCGAACACGTCGCCGAGCGGACGGGCGTCCCGACGTCGAGCGTCTTCTTGCCGACGTTCTCGACGGCGAGCCTGACGGGCAGTGTCGCGCTCGCCGCGCGGGCGGGCGAACTCGCGACCTTCCGGCTCTCGGAGCTCGGGTACGACCCCCTCGACGTGTTGAGCGTGACTGCCTCCGCGCCGGTCGCGCCGGTCCCGGAGAGCGACGAGGCGGCGATGGCGAGGACGAACGACGCGCTCGCGTACGGCTCCCGGGTCCACGCGACCGTCGAGACGGGGTTCGACCGGTTCGACGAGATCGTCTCGACGGCCGGGGAGGCGTTCGGGACGCCCTTCGCGGAGATATTTGCGGACCACGGGTGGGACTTCTACGACGTCCCGGTGGGGCTTTTCGCGCCGGCGCAGGTCACCGTCGACGTGGTCGGGGAGGGCGTCGAGGTGGTCGGCGGGACCGACGAGGCGCTCCTCGCCGAGAGCTTCGGACTGCGGTGA
- a CDS encoding translation initiation factor IF-5A — translation MPKQQTEVRELQEGNYVMIDDVPSKITAYSTSKPGKHGSAKARVEGTGVFDGQKRNFTQPVDAKIWVPIVNRKQGQVVSVSGKDMQVMDLETYETITMRIPEDLDPESDDEIEYLEFEGQRKVV, via the coding sequence ATGCCGAAACAACAGACTGAAGTCCGGGAACTCCAGGAAGGCAACTACGTAATGATCGACGACGTCCCCTCGAAGATCACGGCGTACAGTACCTCGAAGCCCGGCAAGCACGGGAGCGCAAAGGCCCGCGTCGAAGGGACCGGCGTCTTCGACGGTCAAAAACGAAACTTCACCCAGCCCGTCGACGCGAAGATCTGGGTCCCGATCGTCAACCGAAAGCAAGGGCAGGTCGTCTCCGTCTCCGGGAAAGACATGCAAGTGATGGATCTAGAGACCTACGAGACCATCACAATGCGCATCCCCGAGGACCTCGACCCCGAGTCCGACGACGAGATCGAGTACCTCGAGTTCGAAGGCCAACGCAAGGTCGTCTGA
- a CDS encoding CBS domain-containing protein: MNARDIMTRDVETVSPGDDVGEVLGRLARADFNGFPVTEDGLVVGIVTQGDLVDLFQPSDRTLWIPVGFPPFLESLTYAVDLSWDELDFGIDLARNVGRPVEDVMTTDVVTAGPNADVDELLELLAGDERDINRLPVVDEADALLGIVAREDLLRAIRAERLGADAPE; encoded by the coding sequence ATGAACGCACGCGACATCATGACGCGGGACGTCGAGACGGTCTCGCCCGGCGACGACGTCGGCGAGGTGCTCGGCCGCCTCGCCCGCGCGGATTTCAACGGGTTTCCGGTCACCGAGGACGGCCTCGTCGTCGGAATCGTCACCCAGGGCGACCTCGTCGACCTGTTTCAACCCTCCGACCGGACGCTCTGGATCCCCGTCGGCTTCCCACCGTTCCTCGAGTCACTCACGTACGCCGTCGATCTCTCGTGGGACGAACTCGACTTCGGGATCGACCTCGCCCGGAACGTTGGTCGGCCGGTCGAGGACGTAATGACGACGGACGTCGTCACCGCCGGGCCGAACGCGGACGTCGATGAACTACTCGAACTCCTAGCCGGCGACGAGCGGGACATCAACCGCCTGCCAGTCGTCGACGAGGCGGATGCGCTCCTCGGAATCGTCGCCCGCGAGGACCTCCTCAGGGCGATCCGCGCCGAACGACTCGGGGCCGATGCCCCCGAATAA
- a CDS encoding arginase family protein, with amino-acid sequence MAAFPGADAELHEAAYAVVGAPLDVSTTFRPGARFGPERIRRFARAFDGYDRRTDCRFGEFVADDGDLEAWDDAAEYLRFLEGKLADHRADGRVPLLLGGEHSVTVAGVRATEPDVYVCLDAHLDLYDTYAGNERSHATVTRRALETAEEAILLGVRTGSETEWDRAAEADVTVIGPEDVASWEPAFAGDAYLSVDIDAADPGFAPGTGTPAPFGLCPREMRAVVRAVAPSAVGFDVVEVNDRDDGQAAALAGKLLQEFVFAGAGG; translated from the coding sequence ATGGCCGCGTTTCCCGGAGCCGACGCCGAACTGCACGAGGCAGCCTACGCGGTCGTCGGCGCGCCGCTGGACGTCTCGACGACGTTCCGGCCCGGCGCGCGGTTCGGCCCGGAGCGGATCCGACGGTTCGCCCGGGCGTTCGACGGCTACGACCGACGCACCGACTGTCGCTTCGGCGAGTTCGTCGCCGACGACGGCGACCTCGAAGCGTGGGACGACGCGGCGGAGTATCTTCGGTTTCTCGAGGGAAAACTCGCCGATCACCGCGCCGACGGGCGCGTTCCGTTACTTCTGGGCGGCGAGCACAGCGTTACCGTCGCCGGCGTTCGGGCGACCGAACCGGACGTCTACGTCTGTCTCGACGCTCACCTCGATCTCTACGACACCTACGCCGGCAACGAGCGCTCGCACGCGACCGTCACGCGGCGAGCGCTCGAAACCGCCGAGGAGGCGATCCTGCTCGGGGTCCGAACCGGAAGCGAGACCGAGTGGGATCGTGCGGCCGAGGCCGACGTGACCGTGATCGGACCCGAGGACGTGGCGTCCTGGGAGCCGGCGTTCGCCGGCGACGCGTACCTGAGCGTCGACATCGACGCCGCCGACCCCGGCTTCGCGCCGGGGACCGGCACCCCGGCCCCGTTCGGGCTATGCCCCCGCGAGATGCGCGCGGTCGTCCGGGCGGTCGCACCGAGCGCCGTCGGGTTCGACGTCGTTGAAGTCAACGACCGCGACGACGGACAGGCGGCCGCCCTCGCCGGGAAGTTGCTTCAGGAGTTCGTCTTCGCGGGAGCGGGCGGCTGA
- a CDS encoding DMT family transporter — translation MRYRNTLLFLTLASVWGSAFMAIKAGLGDPTDPAYFFTAPVLFAAFRFDIAGVLMFGYALYATDRWRPRDRADWATVCVGAALIIAGYHALLFVGERGTTSAAAAVIVSLSPVVTTAFARLLLPEERLTAVGIAGMALGFVGVVVLSRPDPANLVGSRFETLVFAAALCFALGSVLTRRIDAGLPVETMEAWSMLLGAALMHGLSLALGEAVPGAPTGEAVAALAYLAVVSSALGFLIYFHLLERLGAIEINLVSYVAPAFAAVTGLLFLGERIDAPTVVGFAIILAGFSLVKHRSIRTELRQWWKS, via the coding sequence GTGCGCTACCGCAACACCCTGTTATTTTTAACGCTCGCTTCGGTGTGGGGGTCGGCCTTCATGGCTATCAAGGCCGGCCTCGGCGACCCGACGGACCCGGCGTACTTTTTTACCGCACCGGTGCTTTTCGCCGCGTTCCGCTTCGATATTGCTGGGGTGTTGATGTTCGGATACGCGCTCTATGCGACGGATCGGTGGCGACCGAGGGACCGCGCCGACTGGGCGACGGTCTGCGTCGGCGCCGCCCTCATCATCGCCGGCTATCATGCGCTCCTGTTCGTCGGCGAGCGGGGGACGACGAGCGCGGCGGCGGCGGTCATCGTCTCGCTATCGCCGGTCGTGACGACCGCGTTCGCACGTCTGTTGTTGCCGGAGGAGCGGCTGACGGCCGTCGGTATCGCCGGCATGGCCCTGGGATTCGTCGGCGTGGTCGTCCTCTCGCGGCCCGACCCGGCGAACCTCGTCGGATCGCGCTTCGAGACGCTCGTCTTCGCGGCCGCGCTCTGCTTCGCGCTCGGGAGCGTCCTGACCCGACGGATCGACGCCGGCCTTCCGGTCGAGACGATGGAGGCGTGGTCGATGCTCCTCGGTGCGGCGCTTATGCACGGTCTCAGTCTCGCACTCGGAGAGGCGGTCCCCGGCGCCCCGACCGGCGAGGCGGTTGCCGCGCTCGCGTACCTCGCTGTCGTCTCGAGCGCGCTCGGTTTTTTGATCTACTTTCACCTCCTCGAACGGCTCGGTGCAATCGAAATCAACCTCGTTTCCTACGTCGCGCCGGCGTTCGCCGCCGTGACTGGACTTCTGTTCCTCGGGGAACGCATCGATGCGCCGACCGTCGTCGGCTTCGCGATCATCCTCGCCGGGTTCTCGCTCGTCAAGCACCGTTCGATACGGACTGAACTCCGGCAGTGGTGGAAGAGCTAA